A genomic region of Pseudomonas frederiksbergensis contains the following coding sequences:
- a CDS encoding acyl-CoA thioesterase produces the protein MEPGNAQLSMTVLMTPDMANFSGNVHGGTLLKYLDEVAYACASRYAGRYVVTLSVDQVIFREPIHVGELVTFLASVNYTGNTSMEVGIKVVTENIRERSVRHTNSCFFTMVAVDDQRKPAAVPPLQPQNSEDKRRFAQAKQRRQIRQELDQRYREIKADA, from the coding sequence ATGGAACCCGGAAACGCCCAGCTGTCGATGACGGTATTGATGACCCCCGACATGGCCAACTTCTCTGGCAATGTCCACGGTGGCACCCTGCTCAAATACCTCGACGAAGTCGCCTACGCCTGCGCCAGCCGTTATGCCGGGCGCTACGTGGTAACCCTGTCGGTGGATCAGGTGATCTTTCGCGAACCGATCCATGTCGGTGAGCTGGTGACCTTTCTGGCGTCGGTCAACTACACCGGCAACACCTCGATGGAAGTGGGTATCAAGGTAGTGACCGAGAACATCCGCGAGCGCTCGGTGCGTCACACCAATAGCTGCTTCTTCACCATGGTTGCGGTCGACGATCAGCGCAAACCAGCGGCCGTCCCACCGTTGCAACCGCAGAACAGCGAAGATAAACGCCGATTTGCCCAAGCCAAACAGCGCCGACAGATTCGTCAGGAACTGGATCAGCGTTATCGCGAAATAAAGGCTGACGCTTAA
- the folE2 gene encoding GTP cyclohydrolase FolE2, giving the protein MNALTLPDIAAQASRQALPLEWVGMCGIALPVVFDGQRLSARADAGVSLNDGEARGIHMSRLYLALEMLEQENLTPALLRHVLQRFLDSHKGLSNAAYLRIHADLLLKRPALISPLAGWKSYPITVEARFENAVFHVELKIEVSYSSTCPCSAALSRQLIQQQFIDDFANKPLQHADILAWLGSSKGIVATPHSQRSSAQLRLRLDDYLDDLPLIAAINDAEAALGTAVQTAVKRADEQAFALANGQNLMFCEDAARRLNLALKRSSGIKAFQLRVVHAESLHAHDAVAESRWNWEAA; this is encoded by the coding sequence ATGAATGCGCTGACTCTGCCGGATATCGCCGCGCAGGCCTCACGCCAAGCCTTGCCACTCGAATGGGTGGGCATGTGCGGCATTGCTCTTCCTGTTGTGTTCGACGGCCAGCGATTAAGCGCGAGAGCCGACGCAGGCGTCAGTCTCAATGATGGCGAAGCGCGCGGCATCCATATGTCGCGGCTGTATCTGGCGCTGGAAATGCTTGAACAGGAAAACCTAACCCCGGCGCTGTTGCGGCACGTTCTGCAACGCTTCCTCGACAGCCACAAGGGTTTATCCAATGCCGCTTACCTGCGCATTCACGCCGATTTACTGCTCAAACGCCCAGCCTTGATCAGCCCTTTGGCCGGTTGGAAAAGCTATCCGATCACCGTCGAAGCACGTTTTGAAAACGCAGTGTTCCACGTGGAACTAAAAATTGAGGTGTCTTACTCGTCCACGTGCCCCTGTTCAGCTGCACTTTCGAGACAACTTATTCAGCAGCAGTTCATCGACGACTTCGCCAACAAACCATTGCAGCACGCTGACATTCTGGCTTGGCTCGGCTCTTCGAAAGGCATCGTCGCGACGCCGCACAGTCAACGCAGCAGTGCGCAATTGCGGCTACGACTGGATGACTATCTGGACGATCTGCCCTTGATCGCGGCGATCAACGACGCCGAAGCCGCGCTCGGCACCGCCGTTCAAACCGCAGTCAAACGCGCCGACGAACAAGCCTTCGCTCTCGCTAACGGTCAAAACCTGATGTTCTGCGAAGACGCTGCACGACGTTTGAATCTGGCGTTGAAACGCTCGTCCGGCATCAAGGCATTTCAATTGCGCGTGGTTCACGCCGAAAGTCTGCACGCCCACGATGCGGTCGCCGAAAGTCGTTGGAACTGGGAGGCCGCATGA
- a CDS encoding DUF3617 domain-containing protein, whose protein sequence is MNVRLLGLAMAVGLSLPVVAQAQMLQPGLWELTSSNMKVDDQNLPDLQLILNQLGSQMTPAQKAALEKQGITMGGKGIRVCLTQAQVQSDTIPLQDPQSGCTQQVTDRTGNQWKFRFSCPKAQGAGVATFLSDREFNTTVNGTFNATGVQQNGSMDTRAVWLGQDCGAVKPRA, encoded by the coding sequence GTCACTTCCTGTGGTCGCTCAAGCACAGATGCTGCAACCGGGTTTGTGGGAATTGACCTCAAGTAACATGAAGGTTGATGACCAGAATCTGCCGGATCTGCAGTTGATCCTTAACCAGTTGGGCAGCCAGATGACGCCGGCACAAAAGGCTGCACTGGAGAAACAGGGCATCACTATGGGCGGTAAAGGGATTCGCGTGTGCCTGACTCAGGCACAGGTTCAATCCGATACCATTCCCCTGCAAGATCCGCAGTCGGGTTGCACTCAGCAGGTCACCGACCGCACCGGCAACCAATGGAAGTTCCGCTTCAGTTGTCCGAAAGCGCAGGGCGCCGGTGTTGCTACGTTCCTTAGCGACCGTGAGTTCAACACCACGGTCAACGGCACGTTCAACGCCACCGGCGTCCAGCAAAACGGCAGCATGGATACTCGCGCCGTGTGGCTCGGGCAGGATTGCGGGGCGGTCAAACCTCGCGCCTGA
- a CDS encoding CobW family GTP-binding protein: protein MLQNIPTHVIAGPLGAGKTSLIQHLLTQRPANERWAVLINEFGQIGLDAALLTTGADGIALGEVAGGCLCCVNGAPFQIGLGRLLRKSRPDRLFIEPSGLGHPAQLLKQLSEAPWQGVLAIQPSVLVLDAQALAAGKPLPEAQQQALPSAGLLLLNKAEQLNDEQRQRITAQLPECPLYWTQQGTLALSDLPGVHSRSVEGVDNFSVPKGLAQMPAVWTDPTQPICLSQQQEGGWSIGWRWYPGQSFDLSLIQAYLEALEWRRAKLVIHSAEGWVSANSLDNAALHWQPSEWRQDSRIELIFDKPQDAESLQRKLASCRVNLI, encoded by the coding sequence ATGTTGCAGAACATTCCCACTCACGTCATTGCCGGACCGTTAGGCGCCGGCAAGACCAGCCTGATCCAGCATCTGCTGACGCAGCGGCCGGCGAACGAGCGCTGGGCGGTGCTGATCAACGAGTTCGGCCAGATCGGTCTCGACGCCGCGCTGTTGACCACCGGCGCCGATGGTATCGCACTGGGTGAAGTGGCTGGCGGCTGTTTGTGTTGCGTTAATGGTGCGCCGTTTCAGATCGGCCTCGGGCGGTTGCTGCGCAAATCACGGCCGGATCGCTTGTTTATCGAACCCTCGGGGCTGGGGCATCCGGCGCAACTACTCAAGCAATTAAGCGAAGCGCCGTGGCAGGGGGTGCTGGCGATTCAGCCAAGCGTTCTAGTGCTCGACGCGCAAGCACTCGCTGCCGGAAAACCACTGCCAGAAGCGCAACAGCAAGCGCTACCGAGCGCCGGTCTGTTGCTGTTGAACAAGGCCGAGCAACTGAACGACGAACAGCGCCAGCGCATCACTGCGCAATTGCCAGAATGCCCGCTGTATTGGACGCAGCAGGGCACTCTGGCGTTGAGTGACTTGCCGGGCGTGCACAGTCGATCGGTTGAGGGTGTGGATAACTTCAGTGTGCCAAAAGGTCTGGCGCAAATGCCGGCAGTCTGGACTGATCCGACGCAGCCGATTTGCCTGAGCCAGCAGCAGGAAGGTGGCTGGAGCATCGGTTGGCGTTGGTATCCGGGACAGTCGTTCGACCTTTCACTGATCCAGGCCTACCTGGAGGCGCTGGAGTGGCGCCGGGCCAAGCTGGTTATCCACAGCGCCGAGGGGTGGGTTTCGGCCAATTCGCTGGATAACGCTGCGCTGCACTGGCAACCCAGTGAATGGCGCCAGGATTCGCGCATCGAGCTTATTTTCGATAAGCCACAGGATGCCGAATCACTACAGAGGAAACTCGCGAGTTGCCGGGTGAACCTGATTTAA
- a CDS encoding glutamine synthetase, whose translation MHNALKCTLLSLSLLAAANACAQAPSLAKCTRSANLLACVDPDGNAYSVATAGSTTYMRGFEVSGKRYWAQTSSRYGQLTFFTGLASDGEAWVGYSRRVGWTTLNRFSSSGGSSGKFTCSRLTGC comes from the coding sequence ATGCATAACGCCTTGAAATGCACGCTGTTAAGCCTTTCGCTGTTGGCCGCGGCAAACGCTTGCGCGCAGGCACCGAGCCTGGCGAAGTGCACGCGCAGCGCCAATCTGCTGGCCTGCGTGGACCCCGACGGCAATGCTTACAGCGTCGCCACGGCGGGCAGTACGACCTACATGCGCGGGTTTGAAGTGAGCGGTAAACGCTACTGGGCGCAGACCAGCAGCCGTTACGGCCAACTGACGTTCTTCACCGGTTTGGCGTCCGACGGCGAAGCCTGGGTCGGTTACAGCCGCCGCGTTGGCTGGACCACCCTTAATCGGTTTTCCAGCTCCGGCGGTTCCAGCGGCAAATTCACCTGTAGCCGACTGACTGGCTGCTAG
- a CDS encoding N-acetylmuramoyl-L-alanine amidase → MHRRQLLKLLLASAALVLPFGASATQIRNARLWRSDDKLRLVLDLSGPVQYKTFSLSAPERLIIDLSGAQLSGDFSQLALTNTVIRSIRSGHFGQGITRIVLDLTGPVRLNSFQLPPQDGQGHRLVLDLLSAAPAQIAAAAPFVQRETPLGKAHPKRDIIVVVDPGHGGKDPGAIGAKGEREKDVVLSIAQLLAKRLKREKGFDVKLVRNDDFFVPLRKRVEIARTHKADMFISVHADAAPRLTASGASVYALSEGGATSATARFMAQRENGADLLGATSLLNLKDKDPMLAGVILDMSMSATIAASLQLGNSVLGSLAGITTLHQKRVEQAGFAVLKSPDVPSILVETGFMSNARDSRRLVTARHQKAVADGLFEGLQRYFQKNPPVNSYMAWQQSQQKSQV, encoded by the coding sequence ATGCACAGGCGACAATTGCTCAAACTGTTGTTGGCCAGCGCTGCGCTGGTTTTACCTTTCGGCGCGTCGGCGACGCAGATCCGCAATGCGCGGCTCTGGCGTTCGGATGACAAGCTTCGCCTGGTACTCGATCTGAGCGGACCGGTGCAGTACAAAACCTTCTCGTTGAGCGCGCCCGAGCGACTGATCATCGACTTGAGCGGTGCGCAACTCAGCGGTGACTTCAGCCAATTAGCGCTCACCAACACGGTGATTCGTTCGATTCGTTCAGGGCACTTCGGGCAAGGCATTACGCGGATCGTGCTCGACCTGACTGGCCCGGTGCGACTCAATAGTTTTCAACTGCCGCCACAGGACGGGCAGGGCCATCGCCTGGTGCTCGACCTGCTCAGCGCGGCGCCTGCGCAGATCGCTGCGGCTGCGCCTTTTGTTCAGCGTGAAACACCGCTCGGCAAGGCTCATCCCAAGCGCGACATCATCGTCGTGGTTGACCCCGGCCACGGTGGTAAGGACCCCGGCGCGATTGGCGCCAAAGGCGAGCGCGAGAAAGACGTGGTGCTGTCCATCGCACAATTGCTGGCCAAGCGTTTGAAGCGCGAGAAAGGTTTTGATGTGAAATTGGTGCGCAACGACGACTTCTTCGTGCCGCTACGCAAGCGCGTGGAGATCGCCCGTACGCACAAGGCCGACATGTTCATCTCGGTGCACGCTGACGCGGCGCCACGGCTCACGGCGTCTGGCGCTTCGGTTTACGCATTGTCCGAAGGGGGTGCGACTTCGGCCACGGCGCGCTTCATGGCGCAACGGGAAAACGGTGCCGACTTGCTGGGTGCGACCAGTCTGCTCAACTTGAAGGACAAGGATCCGATGCTCGCCGGAGTGATCCTCGACATGTCGATGAGCGCCACCATCGCCGCCAGTTTGCAGCTCGGCAACTCGGTGCTCGGCAGCCTGGCGGGCATTACTACGCTGCATCAGAAACGCGTGGAGCAGGCCGGTTTTGCAGTGCTGAAGTCACCGGATGTGCCATCGATTCTGGTCGAGACCGGCTTCATGTCCAACGCCCGCGACAGTCGGCGGCTGGTAACGGCGCGGCACCAAAAGGCGGTAGCCGACGGTCTTTTTGAAGGTTTACAGCGCTATTTTCAGAAGAATCCGCCCGTGAACAGCTACATGGCCTGGCAGCAGTCGCAGCAAAAATCGCAGGTCTAG
- a CDS encoding DUF3301 domain-containing protein: MLTLGNIFVLMLLATGAAWLWHNHGLRERALERVKRHCAKLDIELLDGNVALKKIGFVKDANGRRRLARVYNFEFTVTGETRHTGTITQFGAHSAQIELAPYPFPFEEKPVLPSAEVIELSQWRQDHNKSRN, from the coding sequence ATGCTGACCCTTGGAAATATCTTCGTGCTGATGCTGCTGGCGACCGGTGCCGCCTGGCTGTGGCACAACCATGGCTTGCGTGAGAGGGCCCTGGAACGGGTCAAGCGGCATTGCGCCAAACTCGACATCGAATTGCTCGACGGCAATGTGGCGCTGAAAAAAATCGGCTTCGTGAAGGACGCCAACGGGCGACGACGTCTGGCCCGTGTGTATAACTTTGAGTTCACCGTGACTGGCGAAACGCGTCATACAGGCACCATCACCCAGTTCGGCGCCCACAGCGCGCAGATCGAACTGGCGCCCTACCCGTTTCCATTCGAGGAAAAACCTGTGCTGCCCAGCGCTGAAGTGATTGAGCTGAGTCAATGGCGCCAGGACCACAACAAGTCGCGTAACTGA
- the zigA gene encoding zinc metallochaperone GTPase ZigA, whose amino-acid sequence MPNRLPVTVLSGFLGAGKSTLLNYVLRNRENLRVAVIVNDMSEINIDGSEVQRDVTLNRAEEKLVEMSNGCICCTLREDLLEEVSKLARDGRFDYLLIESTGISEPLPVAETFTFRDEEGQSLADIARLDTMVTVVDGMNFLLDYQAAESLASRGETLGEEDERSITDLLIEQIEFADVLLISKIDLISSSEREELIAILKRLNAQAHIIPMVMGEVPLKQILNTGRFDFEKASQAPGWLQELRGEHVPETAEYGIASMAYRARRPFHPQRFFSFINRPWVNGKLLRSKGFFWLASKHQDAGSWSQAGGLMRHGFAGRWWRFVPKAQWPQDQESTTAIMENWTSVTGDCRQELVFIGQNIDFAQLTARLDNCLLNDDEMSLGVEGWRLMADPFGPWLEEEAA is encoded by the coding sequence ATGCCCAATCGTCTCCCCGTTACCGTGTTGTCCGGCTTTCTCGGCGCCGGCAAAAGCACGCTGCTCAACTACGTACTGCGCAACCGCGAGAACCTCCGGGTTGCGGTGATCGTCAATGACATGAGCGAAATCAATATTGACGGCAGCGAAGTTCAGCGCGATGTCACCTTGAACCGCGCCGAAGAAAAACTCGTCGAGATGAGCAACGGCTGCATCTGCTGCACCTTGCGCGAAGACTTGCTGGAAGAGGTCAGCAAACTGGCCAGGGACGGTCGCTTCGATTACCTGCTGATCGAGTCCACCGGCATTTCCGAACCTCTTCCCGTGGCGGAAACGTTCACCTTTCGCGACGAGGAAGGCCAAAGCCTGGCCGACATCGCGCGGCTCGACACCATGGTCACGGTGGTCGACGGGATGAATTTTCTGCTCGATTATCAGGCCGCCGAAAGCCTCGCTTCACGAGGTGAAACCCTGGGCGAAGAAGACGAGCGCTCGATCACCGACCTGCTGATCGAGCAGATTGAATTCGCTGACGTATTACTGATCAGCAAGATCGATCTGATCAGCAGCTCGGAGCGCGAAGAGTTGATCGCAATCCTCAAACGGCTCAACGCTCAGGCGCACATTATCCCGATGGTCATGGGCGAAGTACCGCTGAAACAGATCCTCAACACCGGCCGCTTCGATTTTGAAAAAGCCTCCCAAGCGCCGGGTTGGTTGCAGGAGTTGCGCGGCGAACATGTGCCGGAAACTGCTGAATACGGTATCGCTTCAATGGCTTATCGGGCACGTCGGCCCTTTCATCCGCAGCGCTTCTTCAGCTTCATCAATCGTCCATGGGTGAATGGCAAGTTGTTGCGCTCCAAGGGTTTTTTCTGGTTGGCCAGCAAGCACCAGGACGCCGGTAGTTGGTCCCAGGCCGGTGGTTTGATGCGTCACGGGTTCGCCGGTCGCTGGTGGCGTTTTGTGCCGAAAGCGCAGTGGCCGCAGGATCAGGAAAGTACTACAGCGATCATGGAGAACTGGACATCCGTCACGGGTGATTGCCGTCAGGAACTGGTGTTCATCGGTCAGAACATTGACTTTGCCCAACTGACTGCACGCCTCGACAACTGCCTGCTCAACGATGACGAAATGTCCTTGGGTGTCGAAGGTTGGCGTCTGATGGCAGACCCGTTTGGTCCATGGCTCGAAGAGGAGGCGGCCTGA
- a CDS encoding DUF1826 domain-containing protein, translating to MLAPSLKAHPVVRQVQGQTPDVFTQILEDGTNLALWQRCLPAHIADFGTLLLSLNEPLAESLVVELATDDADPDLRGLAESFSDLEGYEGFIADVSWLVSAFACLLGATRIGLRLRVLDNAMCPRFHVDHVPVRLITTYAGIGSQWLREGAMDRKNLASVEGEPQDCEQMACGEVALLKGEKWYGNEGFGLIHRSPQPAPGERRLILTLDWLA from the coding sequence ATGTTAGCGCCGAGCCTGAAAGCGCACCCGGTGGTTCGTCAGGTACAGGGCCAAACCCCTGACGTCTTCACGCAGATACTTGAAGACGGCACCAACCTGGCGCTCTGGCAGCGCTGTTTGCCGGCACACATCGCCGACTTCGGCACCTTGTTGTTATCGCTGAACGAACCGCTGGCCGAGTCGTTGGTGGTGGAGTTGGCGACTGACGACGCTGATCCCGATCTGCGCGGCCTGGCCGAAAGCTTCAGTGACTTGGAGGGCTATGAAGGCTTTATAGCCGATGTTTCATGGTTGGTCAGCGCGTTTGCCTGCTTGCTCGGCGCGACGCGTATCGGCTTGCGTTTGCGGGTGCTGGATAACGCCATGTGCCCGCGTTTTCATGTTGATCATGTGCCGGTGCGGCTGATCACCACCTACGCCGGCATCGGCAGTCAGTGGCTCAGAGAGGGCGCCATGGATCGTAAGAACCTGGCCAGCGTGGAGGGCGAGCCGCAGGACTGTGAGCAAATGGCTTGTGGTGAAGTGGCGTTGCTCAAGGGCGAAAAATGGTACGGCAACGAGGGCTTCGGGTTGATTCATCGTTCGCCGCAACCGGCACCGGGTGAGCGCCGGCTGATTCTGACCCTCGACTGGCTCGCGTGA
- a CDS encoding NADH:ubiquinone oxidoreductase: protein MRLIGLPLLLAFASGEALAQACVVHSQAERLDVKVCQQNRNIPEKMFHDGFCQPNLAGQKVEVAFLEQCPSGAFGVCNNAQVANMPYRQDIHYYGVATDAAYLKPYCESQSQGAWLTP, encoded by the coding sequence ATGCGACTGATCGGCTTGCCGTTGCTGTTAGCCTTCGCTTCGGGCGAGGCGCTGGCCCAGGCCTGCGTGGTTCATAGTCAGGCGGAGCGGCTCGACGTCAAAGTCTGCCAACAGAACCGCAACATCCCGGAAAAGATGTTCCATGACGGCTTCTGTCAGCCAAACCTCGCGGGGCAGAAGGTCGAAGTCGCATTCCTCGAGCAATGCCCCAGCGGCGCCTTCGGTGTGTGCAACAACGCTCAAGTCGCCAATATGCCTTACCGGCAGGATATTCACTATTACGGCGTGGCCACAGACGCGGCGTACCTGAAACCGTATTGCGAAAGCCAAAGCCAGGGCGCTTGGCTCACGCCTTGA
- a CDS encoding metal ABC transporter permease: protein MLVAAQLWQPFHEFVFMRRALIGGLVLACSTAPLGVFLILRRMSLIGDAVAHGILPGAALGFWFAGLSLPALTIGGLGAGLSMAGLAAWITRRTGLREDASLAAIYPISLASGVLILGIAGKRLDLLHLLFGSALAVDGPTLTGMLWVSGISLIAMALIYRPLLLDTLDPLFLQTVSRLGPLAHGVFLTLVVLNLVIGFQAIGALMVVGLMMLPAAASRFWSRHLPMLMAIAGLLGCLSVWLGLLLSFYYSLPSGPAIVLVAGALYLLSVVFGPVHGLLRRPPSLTSQ from the coding sequence ATGCTCGTCGCTGCGCAACTTTGGCAACCCTTCCACGAATTCGTGTTCATGCGCCGAGCCCTCATCGGCGGTCTGGTATTGGCTTGCAGCACTGCACCGCTTGGGGTGTTTTTGATCCTGCGGCGTATGAGTCTGATCGGCGACGCCGTGGCTCACGGCATCTTGCCCGGTGCCGCGTTAGGGTTCTGGTTCGCCGGTTTGAGCTTGCCAGCGCTGACCATCGGAGGCCTCGGCGCCGGCCTGAGTATGGCCGGATTGGCGGCATGGATCACCCGCCGCACCGGTCTTCGGGAGGATGCAAGCCTCGCGGCGATCTACCCCATCTCGTTGGCCAGCGGCGTGTTGATTCTGGGGATCGCCGGAAAACGCCTCGACTTGCTCCACCTGCTGTTCGGCTCGGCGTTGGCCGTCGACGGCCCGACGTTGACCGGCATGCTGTGGGTCTCGGGGATCAGCCTGATCGCCATGGCGCTGATCTATCGGCCACTGCTGCTGGACACCCTTGACCCGTTATTTCTTCAAACCGTCAGCCGTCTTGGCCCGTTGGCCCACGGTGTGTTTTTGACCCTGGTGGTGCTGAATCTGGTGATCGGTTTCCAGGCCATCGGTGCACTGATGGTGGTCGGTTTAATGATGTTACCGGCCGCCGCTTCACGCTTCTGGAGCCGCCACTTGCCGATGCTGATGGCCATCGCCGGGCTGCTCGGCTGCCTCTCGGTATGGCTCGGTCTGTTGCTGTCGTTCTACTACTCGCTGCCCAGTGGCCCGGCCATCGTGCTGGTGGCCGGCGCGTTGTACCTGCTGTCCGTGGTGTTCGGTCCGGTGCACGGTTTACTGCGCCGCCCGCCTTCGCTCACATCCCAATGA
- a CDS encoding metal ABC transporter ATP-binding protein, with amino-acid sequence MIRCQGLRWGAPGQPLTPPVDVELPTGSLTAVIGANGSGKSSLLKVIAGLQKPLAGKVVLDVSPRGGLSFLPQQQHLDRQFPISLQALVSAGFWGSKQAPDVRRQRLDSVLNDWCLNGLEQRPLMALSGGELQRALLARLSLAETPLLLLDEPHAALDDLGQALLWKHIHTWHNEGRTLVVVCHDLAAVRQHMPQALLIKNTGCALAPSRELILQQPHTQVA; translated from the coding sequence ATGATTCGTTGCCAAGGACTCCGCTGGGGTGCACCCGGCCAACCACTGACGCCCCCCGTCGATGTCGAGTTGCCCACTGGTAGCCTGACGGCAGTAATCGGCGCCAACGGCTCGGGTAAAAGCAGCTTGCTGAAAGTCATCGCAGGCCTGCAAAAACCGTTAGCGGGCAAAGTCGTCCTCGATGTTTCACCACGGGGTGGTTTGTCTTTTTTGCCACAACAACAGCACCTTGACCGACAGTTCCCCATCAGCCTCCAAGCGTTGGTGAGCGCCGGATTCTGGGGCAGCAAACAAGCGCCAGACGTTCGCCGCCAACGCCTCGACAGCGTGCTGAATGACTGGTGTTTGAACGGTTTGGAGCAACGCCCATTGATGGCGTTGTCGGGCGGCGAATTGCAACGCGCCCTGCTCGCCCGTTTGAGCCTCGCCGAGACGCCGCTGTTGTTGCTCGACGAGCCTCACGCAGCGCTGGATGACCTCGGCCAGGCGCTGCTGTGGAAACACATCCACACCTGGCACAACGAAGGCCGAACGCTGGTCGTGGTGTGTCATGACCTGGCTGCGGTTCGACAGCACATGCCTCAAGCATTGCTGATCAAAAACACTGGCTGCGCCCTGGCGCCGAGCCGTGAACTGATTCTCCAGCAACCACACACGCAGGTGGCGTAA
- a CDS encoding metal ABC transporter substrate-binding protein, with protein MRALLVLFSVWLSMSLSTASAAEKLPVVTSFSILADMVHQVGGEHIQITNMVGPDADAHTYEPTPDDAKALLKAKLIFKNGLGFEPWLDRMVASTSTKTPVITVSRGVIPRTMNEGGETMPDPHAWHNLANTELYVNNITKALIAADPVNKADYEHNSQTYLKQIYHLLAEAKAKLGALPPGNRKIVTSHDAFGYLGQAYGIDFMAPQGLSTEREPSAAEVAALITQIRQAKVKAVFMENIRDARLLKQIADESGAQIGGTLYSDALAAEGPASTFAGLFEYNLNTLYDALSTP; from the coding sequence ATGCGCGCTCTACTTGTGCTGTTCAGTGTGTGGTTGTCGATGTCGCTATCAACGGCATCGGCAGCAGAAAAGCTCCCGGTGGTCACCAGCTTCAGCATCCTTGCCGACATGGTTCATCAGGTAGGCGGTGAGCATATTCAGATCACCAACATGGTCGGTCCGGATGCTGACGCTCACACCTACGAGCCCACTCCGGACGACGCCAAGGCCCTGCTCAAGGCCAAGCTGATCTTCAAGAACGGCCTCGGTTTCGAGCCATGGCTGGACCGCATGGTTGCCAGTACCTCCACCAAAACCCCGGTAATCACTGTCAGCCGCGGAGTCATTCCAAGGACCATGAATGAGGGCGGTGAGACCATGCCCGACCCACACGCCTGGCACAATCTGGCGAATACCGAACTCTATGTGAACAACATCACCAAGGCGCTGATTGCCGCAGACCCGGTGAACAAAGCCGACTACGAACACAACAGCCAGACCTACCTGAAACAGATCTACCATTTGCTGGCAGAAGCCAAAGCCAAGCTCGGCGCATTACCGCCGGGTAACCGCAAGATCGTTACCTCTCATGACGCCTTCGGCTATCTGGGTCAGGCGTACGGCATCGACTTCATGGCACCTCAAGGCTTGTCCACCGAACGTGAGCCGTCCGCCGCCGAAGTCGCCGCATTGATCACGCAGATCCGTCAGGCCAAGGTCAAAGCGGTGTTCATGGAAAACATCAGGGACGCCCGGCTGCTCAAGCAAATCGCCGATGAAAGCGGCGCGCAAATTGGTGGCACCCTGTACTCGGACGCGCTCGCCGCCGAAGGTCCGGCCAGCACCTTTGCGGGGCTGTTCGAATACAACCTCAACACGCTTTACGACGCCTTGAGCACGCCATGA
- the pdxY gene encoding pyridoxal kinase PdxY, which yields MKRTPHLLAIQSHVVFGHAGNSAAVFPMQRVGVNVWPLNTVQFSNHTQYGQWAGEVLAPQQIPELVEGIAAIGELGNCDAVLSGYLGSAAQGRAILSGVARIKAINPSALYLCDPVMGHAEKGCIVPAEVSDFLLDEAAAVADFMCPNQLELDSFSGRKPQSLFDCLAMARALLTRGPKAVLVKHLDYPGKLPDSFEMLLVTAEGSWHLRRPLLAFPRQPVGVGDLTSGLFLARVLLGDSLVAAFEFTASAVHEVLLETQACASYELELVRAQDRIAHPRVRFEATAISL from the coding sequence ATGAAACGTACTCCCCATCTGCTCGCCATCCAGTCCCACGTGGTTTTCGGTCACGCCGGCAACAGCGCCGCGGTTTTCCCGATGCAGCGGGTCGGGGTGAACGTCTGGCCGCTCAATACCGTGCAGTTTTCCAACCACACTCAATACGGTCAGTGGGCCGGTGAAGTGCTGGCGCCGCAGCAGATTCCCGAGCTGGTGGAAGGCATCGCGGCCATTGGTGAGCTGGGCAACTGCGACGCCGTGCTGTCCGGTTACCTGGGCAGTGCAGCTCAAGGACGGGCGATCCTCAGCGGCGTTGCACGCATCAAGGCGATCAACCCCAGCGCCTTGTACTTGTGCGATCCGGTGATGGGGCATGCGGAGAAAGGCTGCATCGTGCCGGCTGAAGTCAGCGACTTCCTGCTGGATGAAGCGGCAGCGGTGGCGGATTTCATGTGCCCGAATCAGCTGGAGCTGGACAGTTTCTCCGGTCGTAAGCCGCAGTCATTGTTCGATTGCCTGGCGATGGCCCGCGCGCTGCTGACGCGTGGCCCGAAGGCGGTGCTGGTCAAGCATCTGGACTATCCCGGCAAATTGCCGGACAGCTTCGAGATGTTGCTGGTGACGGCCGAAGGCAGTTGGCATCTGCGTCGTCCATTGCTGGCGTTTCCACGTCAGCCGGTGGGCGTGGGCGACCTGACGTCGGGCCTTTTCCTGGCTCGGGTGTTGTTGGGCGACAGTTTGGTCGCGGCCTTCGAATTTACGGCGTCCGCAGTGCATGAAGTACTGCTGGAAACCCAGGCCTGCGCAAGCTATGAGCTGGAACTGGTGCGCGCCCAGGACCGTATTGCCCATCCTCGGGTGAGGTTCGAGGCGACGGCGATCAGCTTGTAG